CCCAGCAGCAGGGATTGCCCCTTTGTCATCGGGTGGCCTGGCCGGCCATGCGCAGGTTGATGAACGGGGCAAAAAGAATCAGCCCCGGGAAGAAGAGAAACACCAGTCCGTAGACCCCGAACCGCTCGACCTTGCCCATCACGGTCCAGCGCTTGACCATCCAGGCGTAGAGGGCTAGGGGGATGGCCACCAGATAGGCCCCGGCCAGGGCGAGGTAAAGACCGAGCACCAGGAGGCTTTCAGGGGAGATGGAACCGAGGAGGGCGCCGAAGACAGCGGGGTGGAGCACAGCCGCAGTGGCGGGGGTGAGGCAAATCTAAAGTGCCCGGGCCGGGGGTATGGCGGAATAGGTAGACGCAGCGGACTTAAAATCCGCAGACCGCGAGGTTGTGGGGGTTCAAGTCCCCCTGCCCCCACCACACCTCCTCTGGTTCACGCTGCATGGACCCGGCCGGTCGCTCCCACTAGGGTCGAAGACAAGCCCAGGCAGTCCGTCGTGATGCAGAGAATCCCAGTCCAGAAGCCAGCCTTCGTCTCCTCAGGGGGTGCCGGTTCAGCCGCGGCTTTCCGGGCTGCGGTCCGCGGCCCACGGGCTCTGACGGCGATGGCTCTGCTGGCCATCACCACGGCGAGCGGGGTTGTGCTCGAGGGCGTGCTCCACGCCCCCGCGTTGGGTCAGGCACAGCCGGCGGCCAAGGCTCGCACCGTCACGGTGAAGGAGGGCGACACCCTGGAGGTGCTCGCCGGACGCTACGGCGTATCGGTGGAAGCTCTGCAGAAGCTCAACGGCATCACCGATCCCCGTGCCCTCCAGATCGACCAGGTGCTCAAGCTGCCGCCGGCCTCCAAGCCCAAGGCGGCGGAGGCCAAACCTGCGACGAAGCCCGCTCAGAAGCCTGCTCAACAGCCTGCTCAGAAGCCGGCGCAGCAGACCTCGCCCAAGCCCTCCACCAAGCCCGCCACCCAGCCGGAGTCGAAGCCGGCCGACCAACCCGCCGACACACCCGACCCACAGCCTGCCCAGCAACCTGCCCCGCAGCCCAGCGAGACGCCGGCGGCCGCCACCGCCGATCCGGCCCAGCCCTCGGCCGGCCGCTGGCGCTACTTCGGCAACACCCTGGTGGACTGGGGGGGCTGGAAGCTCCACCCCGGCGGTCTGAGGGTCACGGTGGTGCAGCCCTCCCCGGAGGACGTGGGCGTGGTGCGGGCCAAGGCCACGGCCGTGGCCGTGCAGTGCAGCACCCTGCGCCAGACCTGGCGCGTGGATGGAGCCTGGCAGGAGTGGAGCGTGCCCGAACCCCGCTCGGTGGCCCAGCAGATCGTGCTGGACCTCTGCGAGCAGGTGAAGCAGCCCGCCGACAGCAGCATTCCGCCACCGGCTGCCGGCCCGGGCCTCTGACCCTGGCGGGCCTCCCGGCGGACCGATACCGTTCCGGCGAGCTCCAGGCCTGCGGCCATGTCCACCCCTGCGGTCCGCTCCCCAGACCTCCCGCGCCGATCCGGCGGGGGCCTGCTGGTGGCGCTGCTGCTCTCGCTCGCCGTGGGCGCCAGCGGCACACCGCGGCCCGTGGTGGCCCGGGAGACCCCCCGCAGCGATGCTCTGGAGGCCATCCGTCAGGTGTGGCCGGATGAGCATGAGGACAGCGCCATCCGGCTGGCCCACCTCGAGAGTGGTCTCAAACCCATGGCCCGGGGCTGCGGTGGCGACTGCTTCGGCCTGTTCCAGATCCATTACGCCGCCAACCGCGGCCTCCTGGCCTCGATGGGAATCCGCAGCCCCGAGGAGCTCCTCGATCCGGTGGTGAACAGCAGCGTGGCCTACGCGATCTTCCGCCAGTCAGGCTGGACGCCCTGGGGGGTTCAGCCCTGAGCCCGCCTCCAGCCCGTTCCATACCAGCGTTCCCATGCCCCTGATCTCGGTGCGCACCTCCTGCCCGGCCCCGCCCGCCGCCACGGTGGACGCCCTCCTGCTCGACCTCTCGGCCCGGGTGGCCCGCCACCTCGGCAAGCCGGAGGCCTATGTGATGACGGCCTTCGAGGCCGACGTGCCGATGACCTTCGCCGGCAGCCGGGACGAACCGGTCTGCTACCTGGAACTCAAAAGTGTGGGCGGTTTCTCGCCGGCCACCACGGCGGCGGTCAGTGCCGACCTCTGTGGCCTGATCGAGGCCAGTCTGGGGGTGCCGCCCCAGCGCACCTACATCGAGTTCGGCGCCGCCGAGGGCTACCTCTGGGGCTGGAACGGCCGCACCTTCGGCTGATGTCGGCACCATCGGTGGAGGTGGCCCTGGCGGTGCTGGAGCGGCAGGGGCGCTGGCTGCTGCAGCTGCGCGACGACGTGCCTGGCATCGTGGCGCCAGGGGCCTGGGGGCTCTTCGGCGGCCATCTCGATCCGGGCGAAAGCCCCCAACAGGCCGTGCGCCGGGAGCTGCTGGAGGAGATCCGCTGGTGGCCCCCCACTCCCCTGCCCCTCTGGTTCCGGCACACCAACGCCCAGCGGGTGGCCCATGTCTTCCGCTCGCCCCTGCCCCTCCCTCTGACCGAGCTGGCGCTGCAGGAGGGGCAGGACATGGTGCTGGCCAGTCCGGAGGAGCTGCGCGGTGGCAGGCTCTGGAGTCCCCGCCTGCTGCAGCATCGCTCGCTGGCCGCCTCGCTGCTCTGTGCCCTGCAGCGGTATGACCAGGACGCTGCCCGAGCCTGAGGCTGGCGGGGCTCAGAACTGGGATCCGGGCTCCTGGAGGAAGCTCAGCTCCTCCGGTGTCGAGGGGCGGCCCAGCACGGCGTTGCGGTGGGGGAACCGGCCGAACCGCTCGATCACATCCCTGTGCCTGCGGGCGTAGGCCGCCGTGCGGGGATCGCACAGGCGTTCGAACAGTGGCACCGCGGCGCGCTGCACCTGAACGTCTTCACTGTGCATCTGGGGCATCAGCCAGAACTGGCGCCGGGCCTGCTCCGTTTCCTGCTCCACCCATCCTTCGGCTGTCGCCCGGAGACTGAGGGCCAGGGCGGCAGGGTCACCCGCAAACGCCCGGGGGTCGTCCCGCCAGATCTGGCGGGGCATCTGGTCGAGCAGCAGCACGAGAGCCAGGCCTGGGCTCGGATGGTTGGACCATGGGCTCAGCTGGCCTGCCAGAGCCTTGTGGGTGAGCGTGAGGAAACGGCGCCGAACCTCCGCGTCGAAGTCCGGATCCTTCCGGAACCACTGCCCCGGTGCCGTGGTCTCGAACCAGAAGCGAAGCACCGCATCGGCGTCGTCGTCGGCCCCTGGCGTGGGAGGTGGCGTGGCAGGTGGTGCCATGGCCCTCAGCCGCAGCCGATCGGCTGGGGTTTGCAGCCCAGTCTGCGGCTGCTGCGGCTGCCCGCTTCCAACGCCGCTCCGGAGCGGATGCGCACACGCCAGGAGGCGTGGGCGTGGCCGAAGTGCTGAATCAGCGCCTCCCGCGCCTCGTGGTGGAGCTCCTCACGGGAGGGTGCCGTGATCGTGAGCACGGGGTCATCCGCCCGAGCCTCCAGGAGGCCGGGTTGCTCGCTGAGTACCCGGAACACGATCTCGCGCATGGGTCCTGTGACCTCCTCCCACCACCCTGGCGCGACCGGGCCAGAACGGAGGTGATCGGCCATACGGGAACCCGATGCCTGCGCCACACCCCCAGGGGTGCAGCCGTTGTTTTCCCCAGGTTCTGATCTATAGTGCGGGAGCCGGCAGAAGCTGGCGGATCCGAAGATCCGCGCACGCCGAGCACCAGCACCAAGCCGTTCCCTGTGCTTCCTGGGAACTCCTCATCTGCTCACTTGTCCTGAATGGACTCGGCCTGTGCGATTCCCGCTCTTGGCCGGGATGGCAGTCCTGGGTGCGTCGTTCATATCTCCCACTCAAGCGATCAGACCACACCATGTCCATCACCCCATCGTTCCGCTCCAACCGTCAGCACCACTTCCAGGGCAGCGGCCGTGGCCGGACCCTGGCCTATCCCAGCTGCCCCCTGCCGGGAGGTGGCCGTCAGGGCTCGGCCCAGGCCACGCCGGCCCAGCCCCTCACCTGGGAAGAGCTGCTGGGGCAGCGTTGAGGCCGCTCCGGCCTCAGCCCAGCTCCCGGATCGCCCCCACCAGGGCCAGCACGAGCAGCGCGGCACTGCTGAGAAGGCTGATGCCGAACCCAGGCCCCCGCCGTTCGGGGGCCTGCAGGTAGCCCACCGCATAGGCGATGCGGCCCGCTACCCACACGATTCCCAGGCCGTTGGCCCAACCCGAGGCCCCCCACAGGTTGGCCAGCCAGAAGCAAGGCAGGAAGAACACCAGCTGCTCCAGGGTGTTCTGCTGCACCCGCACGGCCCGTTCGAACGGTTCCGGTCCGGTCATGGCCGGCGGCTTCACCTGGTGCCGCGCCCGGGCCCGGCCCACGTTGAGTCCGGTGCCCTGGTAGAGCGTCACGGCGGCGAGCGTCACCAGGGCGGGAAGGGCCAGGTTCGTCATGGTGCAACCGGATGCAAGGGCTCGGAGTCATCCTCTTGCATCGGTTCAGAATCGGCTCGAGCCCCGATGCCAGTCGCGCGTGACCTCCCTCCTCCCCAGCGCCCTCCAGATCGTGCTGGGCATCCTGCTGCTGTT
This sequence is a window from Cyanobium sp. PCC 7001. Protein-coding genes within it:
- a CDS encoding MAPEG family protein, producing the protein MTNLALPALVTLAAVTLYQGTGLNVGRARARHQVKPPAMTGPEPFERAVRVQQNTLEQLVFFLPCFWLANLWGASGWANGLGIVWVAGRIAYAVGYLQAPERRGPGFGISLLSSAALLVLALVGAIRELG
- a CDS encoding NUDIX hydrolase, producing the protein MSAPSVEVALAVLERQGRWLLQLRDDVPGIVAPGAWGLFGGHLDPGESPQQAVRRELLEEIRWWPPTPLPLWFRHTNAQRVAHVFRSPLPLPLTELALQEGQDMVLASPEELRGGRLWSPRLLQHRSLAASLLCALQRYDQDAARA
- a CDS encoding transglycosylase SLT domain-containing protein → MSTPAVRSPDLPRRSGGGLLVALLLSLAVGASGTPRPVVARETPRSDALEAIRQVWPDEHEDSAIRLAHLESGLKPMARGCGGDCFGLFQIHYAANRGLLASMGIRSPEELLDPVVNSSVAYAIFRQSGWTPWGVQP
- a CDS encoding DUF924 family protein: MAPPATPPPTPGADDDADAVLRFWFETTAPGQWFRKDPDFDAEVRRRFLTLTHKALAGQLSPWSNHPSPGLALVLLLDQMPRQIWRDDPRAFAGDPAALALSLRATAEGWVEQETEQARRQFWLMPQMHSEDVQVQRAAVPLFERLCDPRTAAYARRHRDVIERFGRFPHRNAVLGRPSTPEELSFLQEPGSQF
- a CDS encoding LysM domain-containing protein, translated to MALLAITTASGVVLEGVLHAPALGQAQPAAKARTVTVKEGDTLEVLAGRYGVSVEALQKLNGITDPRALQIDQVLKLPPASKPKAAEAKPATKPAQKPAQQPAQKPAQQTSPKPSTKPATQPESKPADQPADTPDPQPAQQPAPQPSETPAAATADPAQPSAGRWRYFGNTLVDWGGWKLHPGGLRVTVVQPSPEDVGVVRAKATAVAVQCSTLRQTWRVDGAWQEWSVPEPRSVAQQIVLDLCEQVKQPADSSIPPPAAGPGL
- a CDS encoding NAD(P)H-quinone oxidoreductase subunit L — translated: MLHPAVFGALLGSISPESLLVLGLYLALAGAYLVAIPLALYAWMVKRWTVMGKVERFGVYGLVFLFFPGLILFAPFINLRMAGQATR
- a CDS encoding phenylpyruvate tautomerase MIF-related protein, with product MPLISVRTSCPAPPAATVDALLLDLSARVARHLGKPEAYVMTAFEADVPMTFAGSRDEPVCYLELKSVGGFSPATTAAVSADLCGLIEASLGVPPQRTYIEFGAAEGYLWGWNGRTFG